A window of the Anoplolepis gracilipes chromosome 11, ASM4749672v1, whole genome shotgun sequence genome harbors these coding sequences:
- the Shtd gene encoding anaphase-promoting complex subunit 1 isoform X1, with product MIAASEPVEYTPGGRQIILKHPGSLISQQLSNNRTAGGENILLKRFSEVNISEKSPKETWLVRSNKTCGEEELYYSGKVAVHCKGNQNTRVLEATYTCGTDIKHALWCTFHTSIPDHLTKGKEFEAEDFIHKSLECICLLDSYTLKVFTECGEDYVSTLQFQVSAVWPTKYGIILEKCQVPVTDSRYISFENSRLPSQNENLPVAFSLMHPLDEIYPLLIKHGSLSYMNESSQQIIFTSSEPSFAVIYDRKSSLHSVYKIRKALAEECQIVCGSNDTSLLNPSINMSSLNIGSNLSINKSYTNKGHQSPFLLGIQNLQMSNNTGIGLGLSNTPFGSRTASYSTASGGPSPSQQQQHSRSQSSMATISRCQSPTHSALSPLHGAPTNSNIYHSRLHQTVMITTSSQMFSPIPSYNNIQLKDVAIVSKPLYPEICLEHVWTENVGVSKDIVYGCASKVFLTSDLVGQNYLGYLVPNRLQLFLVRLEKTNEQQQIIFGMVTSIAAKDAVNLSNLHMIAIVDLSNGIALYTGVTYVGKLYMPGILSNLTGSNYFLSNSNSKLSSPFPRRSSLICQNCAPSHEIKFEESMHLLSPVGGNCARPPILLENSLLDTNFLALKDTVGNEITVECGKKQYFRITLPVPSTSPLVTKCLHTLRTVLQKDLAMQLLVKWYGARNAPGPQDFSPAQEWDLFLVVLFTLLGYDVEKLHLIRNNEKDQLIERNSPMVLPKKQKTNNCGSTDDWLYILESNEFKNSQTFISSVLKSQKVSSFLCTPPKSATESNSIGKINVQAILYPHLPLVLFSLHLLYEELKLNSVISESLPLLGQLLYQLSIDLKLEIYAHHYFLDSPSLSYLKSVKSQISDSDLQKITIPNYIPRKPPNIFETLNNILNGVETTAYPYLGHVNPRTRNIIYLTVLVANENRVDIIEVEKYIKLIILAGSRIDLQDSGGKSDKDILKKLERPATDRIILLYHEMGMTKEDLELLPPAISLMIKDVMHRCRECPPSNWPMHVYELVDRQDLAALDKHLKPSSKLQYIDGETKDYGIKDEQDDGMEFDDTILKLRFSKDHRVAEVRRLLNSSKPVRIAIVQRSNVSDHEFIEEQERHLHTLCTRTMALPVARGMFTLRTSTPMITEQLPIPRLCLTGKAPPRGTTVELTHIDVAPNMNLWPLFHNGVAAGLCIHPDAANIDSTWIVYNKQQQGEYGVEHSGFLMALGLNGHLKNLAPLSTYEYLADCHEATSVGLLLGLSATHRGTMNVSMTKLLSLHVETLLPPTSIELNVQQNVQIASLMGVGLVYQGTAHRHISNALLSEIGRPPGPEMKNCVDRESYSLAAGLALGLVILGSGGGADVPASIPDTLHYYMVGGHTRPFSGAQKDKYKSPSYQIREGDSINIDVTSPGATIALGLMYFNTGNRAVAEWMQPPDTQYLLEFVRPDFLLLRVLAKSLILWEDIEPTKSWISSHVPNIVYKYRLQKPTPEVTQNVDLETINQAYCNIIAGACMAMGLRYAGTANKNAFKTLYNYAQMFTTLSHKTIAELAGKSTVETCLNVVLLSTAVVMAGTGDLDILRICRHVRTRIGPTSGVVTYGSHLATHMALGLLFLGGGRYTLSNSPNAVAALIISLFPKFPTHSNDNRYHLQALRHLYVLAAEPRIILPRDIDTGQYCYTRIHLTFETDKEAEGQEISLQAPCLLPQLCSLKRIELKDTRYWTIIFEKHHNWKQLENMLERHDFLSIKQRAGCLSYLEDPRGFRSLVAQTLTTENAVAWAARPEYVTSFTNDKTVLNIITYFLQWSKREINSSENIKNSSQNDAQWKMPEFERYFLNVFAIIVYECITKDKVNLIPLWLRIIKSLKCIEEEPNSFTIWQIKLLSSQLSKKINSIDDTNLLLNLESMLAIKQKTAVILDKWERDTKPLFKQYLTNGIIQADTISLARICAYFIFYGIPYPIDDKTISNWILTTQHSSDISNITLYKLYKILQPICK from the exons ATGATCGCCGCCTCAGAACCGGTG gaATATACGCCAGGTGGCCGACAGATAATCTTAAAGCATCCTGGATCTTTAATCAGTCAACAGTTATCCAATAATCGAACGGCTGgtggagaaaatattttattaaaaaggttTAGTGAAGTAAATATATCAGAAAAGTCTCCT aaagagaCATGGTTGGTACGTAGTAATAAAACATGTGGAGAAGAAGAGTTATATTATTCGGGTAAAGTTGCTGTTCATTGTAAGGGCAATCAAAATACTCGAGTACTTGAAGCAACTTATACATGTGGAACAGATATTAAGCATGCGCTTTGGTGTACGTTTCACACGAGTATTCCGGATCATCTAACTAAGGGCAAAGAATTTGAGGCTGAGGACTTCATTCACAAATCTTTAGAATGTATCTGTTTGCTTGATTCATATACTCTTAAAGTTTTTACAGAATGCGGCGAAGATTATGTTTCTACTTTACAATTTCAG GTTTCTGCGGTATGGCCAACAAAATATGGAATTATACTTGAAAAATGTCAAGTACCAGTTACAGATTCaag gtaTATATCGTTTGAAAATAGCAGATTACCATctcaaaatgaaaatttacctGTAGCCTTTTCATTAATGCATCCATTAGATGAGATTTACCCTCTACTTATTAAACATG gatCTTTATCATACATGAATGAATCAAGTCAACAAATTATATTCACCAGTTCGGAACCGTCCTTTGCAGTCATATATGATAGAAAGTCTAGCTTGCATTCAGTTTACAAGATTCGCAAAGCGTTAGCTGAAGAATGCCAAATAGTTTGTGGAAGTAACGATACGAGTTTACTAAATCCTTCAATTAATATGTCATCGTTAAATATCGGCAGCAATTTATCCATTAATAAAAGCTACACGAATAAAGGACATCAAAGTCCCTTTCTTCTTG gaattcaaaatttacaaatgaGTAACAACACTGGTATAGGTCTAGGACTGTCTAATACTCCATTCGGATCTCGTACTGCCTCTTATAGTACGGCTTCTGGTGGACCATCACCTTCTCAGCAGCAACAGCACTCACGCTCGCAAAGCTCGATGGCTACCATTTCTCGTTGTCAATCGCCTACGCATTCGGCTTTATCTCCTCTGCACGGAGCACCTACAAATTCAAACATCTATCACAGCAGATTACATCAAACTGTTATGATAACTACTTCGAGTCAAATGTTTAGTCCAATTCCTAGttacaataatattcaattgaaAGATGTTGCAATTGTGAGCAAACCTTTATATCCTGAAATTTGTCTTGAACACGTATGGACAGAAAATGTTGGTGTGTCAAA AGATATTGTTTATGGCTGTGCATCAAAGGTTTTCTTAACGTCGGATCTTGTGGGACAGAATTATTTGGGCTATTTGGTTCCAAATCGTTTGCAACTGTTTCTAGTGAGATTAGAAAAGACTAATGAACaacaacaaattattttcggaATGGTAACAAGCATCGCGGCCAAAGATGCTGTTAATTTATCa aatTTACACATGATAGCAATTGTAGATTTGTCCAATGGTATAGCATTATACACAGGAGTTACATATGTgggtaaattatatatgcctGGTATACTGTCGAATCTTACGGGcagtaattactttttatcaaatagCAATTCTAAGCTTTCATCTCCATTTCCGAGACGAAGTTCCTTGATTTGCCAAAATTGTGCACCTTCGCATGAAATCAAATTTGAAGAGAGCATGCATTTACTAAGTCCTGTAGGTGGTAATTGCGCTCGTCCGCCGATACTCTTGGAAAATTCATTACTGGATACAAATTTTCTTGCATTGAAAGACACTGTAGGCAATGAGATTACCGTGGAATGCGGAAAAAAACAATACTTTCGTATAACATTACCCGTACCTAGCACATCTCCTTTAG ttacTAAATGTTTACATACATTACGAACTGTACTTCAAAAAGATTTAGCAATGCAATTATTGGTTAAATGGTACGGCGCTAGAAATGCCCCTGGTCCGCAAGATTTTTCACCGGCGCAAGAGTGGGATCTCTTCCTCGTggttttatttacattattggGATATGATGTGGAAAAGCTACATTTAATACGAAATAATGAGAAAGATCAATTAATAGAACGTAATAGTCCTATGGTGCTGCCTAAAAAACAGAAAACCAACAATTGCGGATCTACGGATGATTGGCTGTACATATTGGAatcaaatgaatttaaaaattcccaAACTTTTATCTCGAGTGTACTGAAAAGTCAAAAGGTATCCAGCTTCCTTTGCACGCCTCCTAAAAGTGCTACAGAATCAAATAGCATCGGCAAAATAAACGTACAAGCCATATTATATCCACATCTTCCGCtcgttttattttctcttcatCTCTTATACGaggaattgaaattaaatagcgTTATATCGGAAAGTTTACCATTGCTCGGACAGTTGCTGTATCAATTGAGCATAGATTTGAAGCTTGAAATATACGCTCACCATTATTTTCTTGATTCTCCATcgttatcttatttaaaaagcgTAAAATCTCAGATTAGTGATTCAGATctacaaaaaataacaattccaAACTATATCCCTCGAAAACCACCGAACatatttgaaacattaaataacataCTGAATGGAGTAGAGACAACTGCATACCCATATTTAGGTCACGTTAATCCAAGAACgagaaacataatatatttaacagtaCTTGTGGCGAATGAAAATCGCGTTGATATAATAGAAGTAGAAaagtatatcaaattaattatacttgcTGGAAGTCGCATCGATCTTCAAGACAGTGGAGGCAAGTCtgataaagatatattgaaaaaattggaGAGACCTGCAACagatagaataatattattgtatcatGAGATGg GTATGACGAAAGAAGATCTCGAGTTATTGCCACCTGCGATATCCCTGATGATAAAAGATGTTATGCATAGATGTAGAGAATGTCCACCATCAAATTGGCCTATGCATGTATACGAGCTCGTAGATCGTCAAGATTTAGCCGCATtagataaacatttaaaaccATCAtcgaaattacaatatatcgaCGGCGAAACAAAGGATTATGGGATAAAGGATGAACAAGATGACGGCATGGAATTTGATGAtacg ATATTAAAGTTACGATTTAGTAAGGATCATAGAGTCGCCGAAGTGCGAAGATTGCTCAATTCTTCAAAACCAGTAAGGATCGCGATAGTTCAAAGATCGAATGTAAGTGATCACGAATTTATAGAGGAGCAGGAAAGGCATCTCCACACATTATGCACAAGAACAATGGCACTACCTGTAGCTAGAGGCATGTTTACATTGAGAACTTCCACACCGATGATAACGGAGCAATTACCCATTCCACGGTTGTGTTTAACAG GTAAGGCACCTCCCCGTGGAACTACCGTCGAGTTAACTCACATAGATGTTGCGCCAAACATGAATCTGTGGCCGTTATTTCATAACGGCGTGGCCGCAGGCCTGTGTATACATCCGGATGCCGCGAATATTGATTCGACATggatagtatataataaacagcAACAGGGTGAATATGGAGTAGAACACTCGGGATTTTTGATGGCTCTCGGTTTAAATGGACATCTTAAGAATTTAGCTCCCTTAAGTACATACGAATATTTAGCTGATTGTCATGAAGCTACTAGCGTTGGACTTTTGCTGGGTTTGTCAGCGACTCATCGCGGCACCATGAACGTATCTATGactaaattattatcgttacACGTGGAAACACTTTTGCCACCGACGAGTATCGAATTAAATGTACAACAGAATGTCCAAATAGCGTCATTGATGGGCGTAGGACTTGTATATCAAGGGACTGCTCACAGACATATTTCAAATGCTTTGTTATCGGAAATTg GTAGACCTCCAGGGCCTGAAATGAAAAACTGTGTGGACCGTGAATCATATTCCTTAGCAGCAGGACTGGCATTAGGGTTGGTCATACTTGGTTCTGGTGGTGGAGCAGATGTACCTGCAAGCATACCTGATACTTTGCATTATTACATGGTCGGTGGACATACAAGACCTTTCTCTGGAGcacaaaaagataaatacaaGTCGCCTAG TTATCAAATACGGGAAGGTGACTCAATAAATATCGATGTAACAAGCCCAGGAGCAACGATAGCCTTAggattaatgtattttaatactgGAAATCGTGCGGTGGCCGAGTGGATGCAACCTCCCGATACGCagtatttattagaatttgtAAGGCCAGATTTTTTGCTGCTACGAGTGCTCGCCAAATCGCTAATTTTATGGGAGGATATCGAGCCAACCAAATCATGGATTTCTAGTCATGTACCTAATATCGTTTATAAATACAGATTGCAAAAACCTACCCCGGAAGTTACACAGAATGTAGACTTGGAAACTATCAA TCAGGCTTACTGCAATATTATAGCTGGTGCTTGCATGGCAATGGGATTGAGATATGCAGGCACTGCTAATAAAAATGCGTTCAAGACTTTGTACAATTACGCTCAGATGTTTACGACATTATCACATAAAACTATAGCCGAATTGGCTGGTAAATCAACTGTTGAAACGTGTCTGAACGTTGTTTTACTTTCAACCGCAGTGGTAATGGCGGGTACTGGTGATTTGGAT attttgAGAATATGCAGACACGTACGCACTCGCATAGGACCCACCAGCGGCGTTGTCACATATGGTTCTCATTTGGCAACACACATGGCTCTCGGTCTTCTTTTCTTAGGTGGTGGGAGGTATACTCTTTCTAATAGTCCAAATGCAGTGGCAGCTCTTATAATTTCgctttttccaaaatttccAACTCACAGCAATGACAACAG aTATCATTTACAAGCGTTGCGTCACTTGTATGTATTAGCAGCTGAACCACGTATTATCTTACCAAGAGACATAGATACTGGTCAGTATTGTTACACGAGGATACATTTAACATTCGAGACTGACAAGGAAGCCGAAGGACAAGAGATTAGTCTGCAAGCACCTTGTTTACTACCACAGTTATGTAGTTTAAAAAGGATTGAATTGAAAGATACGAGATAttggacaattatatttgaaaagcaTCATAATTGGAAACAATTAGAAAACATGCTAGAAAGGCACGATTTCTTAAGTATCAAGCAAAGAGCTGGTTGTTTATCATATCTAGAAGATCCTCGT gGATTTAGAAGTTTAGTAGCCCAAACTCTAACAACGGAAAATGCAGTCGCATGGGCTGCTCGCCCAGAGTATGTTACATCATTTACAAACGATAAGACTGTACTGaacataataacatattttttacaatggtCTAAAAGAGAAATCAATTCTTCTGAAAATATCAAGAATTCGTCGCAAAATG atgCCCAATGGAAAATGCCAGAATTTGAACGATATTTTCTTAACgtatttgcaataattgtgTATGAATGCATTACAAAGGATAAAGTAAACCTTATACCATTATGGTTGCGTATCATTAAAAGTCTGAAATGTATCGAGGAAGAACCAAACAGTTTTACAATATGGCAAATAAAGCTTCTCTCGTCACAActgtcgaaaaaaattaattctatagaTGACACAAATCTGTTACTCAATTTGGAAAGTATGCTTGCGATTAAACAGAAAACAGCAGTTATTCTTGATAAATGGGAGCGTg ACACGAAAcctttatttaaacaatatctcACTAATGGAATAATACAGGCTGATACTATATCTCTAGCTAGAATATgtgcttattttatattctacggTATACCATATCCAATTGATGATAAAACAATCT cgaATTGGATTCTGACGACACAACACTCTTctgatatatcaaatattacattatacaaattatataaaattttacaaccaATTTGTAAGTAA